From one Leifsonia sp. Root1293 genomic stretch:
- a CDS encoding carbohydrate ABC transporter permease yields the protein MSTTTDLKKPAAPTTDAGAQSGSGKPPKPTRARRDVGIDRRPGFLTYGLLIALFLGGAYPLWWSFVAGSSDSSVLADTWPPLLPGGRFWDNVASVLDTVPFWQALANSIIVASVITISVVFFSTLAGYSFAKLRFKGREGLMVFVIATLAVPTQLGIIPLFMLMKEFGWTGTLGAIIVPTLVTAFGVFFMRQYLVDVIPDELIEAARVDGASMFGTFWHVGLPAARPAMAILGLFTFMTAWTDYLWPLLVSPQNPTLQVALSQLQSAKYVDYTIVLAGAVMATIPLLILFVLAGKQLVSGIMAGAVKG from the coding sequence ATGAGCACCACGACCGACCTGAAGAAGCCGGCCGCTCCCACGACGGATGCCGGCGCCCAGAGCGGCAGCGGCAAGCCGCCCAAGCCCACGAGGGCACGCCGCGACGTCGGAATCGATCGCCGCCCCGGGTTCCTCACCTACGGCCTGCTCATCGCCCTGTTCCTCGGCGGCGCCTACCCGCTGTGGTGGTCGTTCGTCGCCGGATCCAGCGACAGCTCCGTGCTCGCGGACACCTGGCCGCCGCTGCTGCCCGGTGGACGATTCTGGGACAACGTCGCCTCGGTGCTCGACACCGTGCCGTTCTGGCAGGCGCTCGCCAACAGCATCATCGTCGCCAGCGTCATCACGATCTCGGTCGTGTTCTTCTCGACCCTGGCCGGCTACTCCTTCGCGAAGCTCCGCTTCAAGGGCCGAGAGGGCCTGATGGTCTTCGTGATCGCCACGCTCGCCGTGCCGACCCAGCTCGGCATCATCCCGCTCTTCATGCTCATGAAGGAGTTCGGCTGGACGGGCACCCTGGGCGCCATCATCGTGCCGACGCTCGTGACGGCATTCGGAGTGTTCTTCATGCGGCAGTACCTGGTCGACGTCATCCCCGACGAGCTGATCGAGGCCGCCCGCGTCGACGGAGCCTCCATGTTCGGAACCTTCTGGCACGTCGGCCTTCCCGCTGCGCGCCCGGCCATGGCCATCCTCGGGCTGTTCACGTTCATGACGGCCTGGACCGACTATCTCTGGCCGCTGCTGGTCTCTCCGCAGAACCCGACCCTCCAGGTCGCCCTCAGCCAGCTGCAGAGCGCGAAGTACGTCGACTACACGATCGTGCTCGCCGGCGCCGTCATGGCGACCATCCCCCTCCTCATCCTGTTCGTGCTGGCCGGAAAGCAGCTCGTCTCGGGAATCATGGCAGGAGCAGTGAAGGGCTGA